The genomic interval TCTCAAATGCTCCCAGCGGGGAGGTGACCATAATCTATGGGTTCGACGCTAACTACCCGCCTTTCACAGTCATGCAGCCTAATGGAACGCCAGTGGGCTTCGATGTGGACTTGATGAATTTGATAGCTAAGAAGTACGGTTGGAAGATAGTCTACAAGCCGTGGGATTGGTCAACGATAGTGACCGCGCTTGAGAATGGGGATATAGATGTCATCGCATCTGGAATGACATTCAATGCCGCGAGATCCCAGAAGATATGGTTCTCAGTCCCTTATTACTCTTATGTACACCAGCTCGTCGTCAGGAGTGAGGATAAGAGGAGCTTCGATGAGATACTGAATTCCAATGAATATATAGCTGTCCAATTGGGCTCTACATCCGATGAATGGGCCGATAGGCTCCTCAAGTCCGGATATAAGTTCAAGAAACTTGGTCTGGATTCTTACGTCTCCGCTCTCGAAGCGCTCCTCGACGGTAGGGCTTCAGCTGTGATAACTGACTCAGCTTTCCTAGAGCCTTACTTAAAGAGGAATCAAGATTTAGCGGCTAAGGTCAAGGTCCTCGGGAGCATAGGCGCCCCTTACGTATACGCTATAGCCACTAGGCCCCAGGATAAGTGGCTGAGGGATAAGATAAACGAGGCCCTGGAGGAGCTCATGAACAGCCCGAAGTGGAATGAGTTACTGAAGAAGTGGGGGCTCGATTGAATGCCTTCAGTCATAGAATACATACCCTTTTTGATGGAGGGTTCCCTTTGGACCCTCTCCCTAGTGGCCCTGGGCCTCTCCCTCGGCTTCTCTCTCGGGTTACCCATAGCCATAATGGAGTTCTACGGAGCGAGGCTGGATGCTTACATCTGGTTCATGAGGGGGACCCCTCTAATAGTCCTCCTCTCCCTCCTCTACTGGGGGGTCTTCCCGGCATTAGGGGTGAGACTAGGCCCCTTCGAGACGAGCGTGATAGCTCTGGGCCTGAGGAGCAGCGCCTATCAATCTCAGATATTCCTAAGCGCCCTTAACTCTGTGGATAGCGGTCAGATAATCGCTGCTAGGTCTATAGGGATGAGGGAGAGGCAAGTTGTGGCTTATGTACTGCTCCCTCAAGCCCTTAGGATCTCCCTGCCGTCTTGGTCGAATGAGTACGCGATAATGCTGAAGGACTCCTCCATATGCTTCGCTCTGGGAGTCATGGAGATACTGACTAGAGCTAGATACATCTCTGTAGCGACTGGATCAGCTCTCCTCCCTTATCTCCTCGCCGGAGTCCTCTTCTTCTCCTTAACTCACGCGGGGACTAGCGCAATAGAGCTCATCTACAGGAGGGTGAGGATCAAGGGGACTCTGGGGGCTGGATGATGCTAAGGATAGAGGACCTTAGGAAGAGGTACTCAGGAGTAGAGGTACTCAAGGGAGTCGACTTAGAGCTGAGGAAGGGGGAGACGAAAGTCATAATGGGGCCGAGTGGGGCCGGGAAGAGCACTCTGCTCAAGTGCATAAACCTCCTCGTGAGGCCGGATGGCGGTAGGATATTCGTAGATGGCGAGGAGATAACATCGAAGAGCGATGTATGCAGGGTGAGGCAGAAGATCGGCTTCGTCTTTCAGGAGTTCAATTTGTTCAACCACTTGACGGTGATGGGGAACGTAACGATAGGGCTGACGAAAGTGAAGGGTATGAGCAAGAGAGATGCTATTTTGAAAGCGAAGGAAGTCCTCAGGGCCGTTAGGATAGGGGAGGAGCTCTGGGACAGATATCCGGCTCAGCTATCGGGGGGCAGAAGCAGAGAGTAGCTATAGCGAGGGCCCTCGCTATGGATCCTGTATTGATGCTTTACGATGAGCCCACATCCGCTCTAGATCCTCAGCTATCGATGGAAGTGCTCAGCGTGATGAGGG from Candidatus Korarchaeum sp. carries:
- a CDS encoding ABC transporter substrate-binding protein, with the translated sequence MVGRYIAALLLGLLLGVAVGYAIPRQGSCLFERSKFSNAPSGEVTIIYGFDANYPPFTVMQPNGTPVGFDVDLMNLIAKKYGWKIVYKPWDWSTIVTALENGDIDVIASGMTFNAARSQKIWFSVPYYSYVHQLVVRSEDKRSFDEILNSNEYIAVQLGSTSDEWADRLLKSGYKFKKLGLDSYVSALEALLDGRASAVITDSAFLEPYLKRNQDLAAKVKVLGSIGAPYVYAIATRPQDKWLRDKINEALEELMNSPKWNELLKKWGLD
- a CDS encoding amino acid ABC transporter permease produces the protein MPSVIEYIPFLMEGSLWTLSLVALGLSLGFSLGLPIAIMEFYGARLDAYIWFMRGTPLIVLLSLLYWGVFPALGVRLGPFETSVIALGLRSSAYQSQIFLSALNSVDSGQIIAARSIGMRERQVVAYVLLPQALRISLPSWSNEYAIMLKDSSICFALGVMEILTRARYISVATGSALLPYLLAGVLFFSLTHAGTSAIELIYRRVRIKGTLGAG